The following proteins are co-located in the Carassius gibelio isolate Cgi1373 ecotype wild population from Czech Republic chromosome A21, carGib1.2-hapl.c, whole genome shotgun sequence genome:
- the LOC127942336 gene encoding uncharacterized protein LOC127942336 isoform X15 produces the protein MKAPPPTTPPTYILREDTPHKATPLEEGPVHAHIESKDPHTHNHQPKHPRQNMISVEKERKCHGGIKKQLIEALPTPPPVEDSGKGEEISARKEKIPGKDEVTEEDSVRPVSESAESIQELVKPISALIVIPHEPMHKPLETIVNPHEPMHKRHEPHEPIVKLHEPGHKTYEPMVNPHEPIVKPHEPVHKPHEPVVHHQEAVHKPHEPVVHHQEAVHKPHEPVGSPHEPRVISHDPIVNPQDPIVNYHWPVVHHHESVLKPHEPIVNSHELMHKPHDPIVNPHGPLHKPHDPIVHHHEAMHKPHDPEKPHDPIVKTHEPLHKPHGSIVKPHEPTVHPHEAMHKPHEPIVHHHEEVHKPHEPTEYHQETKHKPHEPTEYHQEAMHKPHDPIVHHHEGMHKPHEPVVKPHEPEVHHQESMHKPNQPIVHHHEAMHKPHETAVHHHEEVHKPHEPTEYHQETKHKPHEPTEYHHEGMHKPHEPVVKPHEPEIHHQESMHKPNQPIVHHHEAMHKPHEPTVHHHEAMHKPHEPIVHHHEAMHKPHEPIVHHHETMHKPHEPIVHHHEAMHKPHEPAVHHHEAMHKPHEPIVHHHEAMHKPHEPIVHHHEAMHKPHEPIVHHHEAMHKPHEPTVKPHKSILESHGHIPTQPKRESHVLVPESVDTMHGSVMHMPHETVSKHHISGPRHVDRKPEPEKPKESEEGKTNEGEEDRSHKHTAVEVLLLACLDPHKQSNEHGKGEGEVKPIHKWEREDEENKRALLKFLLSGGQQTVQLKGIIYDDFKDCECNGHSNRCSYIDFLNIVTCVSCKHNTRGQNCEHCRMGFYKNTSAEPDDENVCIECNCNTMGSLHDRCNGTGFCQCKEGTNGVKCDECLSGYYWKQGCFPNVCDDELLLCQNGGTCVQNQRCSCTPDFKGVLCQQSRCDGGKKCNDASALTLSLALLLCPLLATLLGSTAS, from the exons ATGAAAGCCCCGCCCCCTACCACACCCCCTACTTACATTCTCAGAGAGGACACACCCCACAAAGCTACACCCCTGGAGGAGGGGCCTGTTCATGCACATATTGAAAGCAAAG ACCCTCACACACATAATCATCAACCGAAGCATCCACGACAAAACATGATTTCTGTTGAAAAAGAGAGGAAATGCCATGGAGGAATTAAGAAACAGTTAATCGAAG CATTACCTACACCACCTCCAGTGGAGGATTCTGGGAAGGGTGAAGAGATTTCTGCGAGGAAAGAGAAGATTCCTGGGAAGGATGAAGTAACTGAAGAAGACTCTGTTAGGCCAGTGTCAGAATCTGCTGAGTCAATTCAAGAGCTTGTCAAGCCAATATCAGCGCTAATAGTAATTCCTCATGAGCCCATGCATAAACCACTCGAGACAATAGTGAATCCCCATGAGCCAATGCATAAACGTCATGAGCCACATGAGCCAATAGTGAAACTTCATGAGCCAGGGCATAAAACTTATGAGCCAATGGTGAATCCTCATGAACCAATAGTTAAACCCCATGAGCCAGTGCATAAACCTCATGAACCAGTAGTACATCATCAAGAGGCAGTGCATAAACCTCATGAACCAGTAGTACATCATCAAGAGGCAGTGCATAAACCTCATGAACCAGTAGGGAGTCCTCATGAGCCAAGAGTGATCAGTCATGATCCAATAGTGAATCCTCAAGATCCAATAGTGAATTATCATTGGCCAGTAGTACATCATCATGAGTCAGTGCTTAAACCCCATGAGCCAATAGTGAATTCACATGAGTTGATGCATAAACCTCATGACCCAATAGTGAATCCTCATGGGCCACTGCATAAACCTCATGACCCAATAGTACATCATCATGAGGCAATGCATAAACCTCATGACCCAGAGAAACCTCATGATCCAATAGTGAAAACTCATGAGCCATTGCATAAACCTCATGGATCAATAGTGAAACCCCATGAGCCAACAGTACATCCTCATGAGGCAATGCATAAACCTCATGAACCAATAGTACATCATCATGAGGAAGTGCATAAACCTCATGAACCAACTGAATATCATCAAGAGACAAAGCATAAACCTCATGAACCAACTGAATATCATCAAGAGGCAATGCATAAACCTCATGATCCAATAGTACATCATCATGAGGGAATGCATAAACCTCATGAGCCTGTAGTGAAACCTCATGAGCCAGAAGTACATCATCAAGAGTCAATGCATAAACCTAATCAACCAATAGTACATCATCATGAGGCAATGCATAAACCTCATGAGACAGCAGTACATCATCATGAGGAAGTGCATAAACCTCATGAACCAACTGAATATCATCAAGAGACAAAGCATAAACCTCATGAACCAACTGAATATCATCATGAGGGAATGCATAAACCTCATGAGCCTGTAGTGAAACCTCATGAGCCAGAAATACATCATCAAGAGTCAATGCATAAACCTAATCAACCAATAGTACATCATCATGAGGCAATGCACAAACCTCATGAACCAACAGTACATCATCATGAGGCAATGCACAAACCTCATGAACCAATAGTACATCATCATGAGGCAATGCACAAACCTCATGAACCAATAGTACATCATCATGAGACAATGCATAAACCTCATGAACCAATAGTACATCATCATGAGGCAATGCATAAACCTCATGAGCCAGCAGTTCATCATCATGAGGCAATGCATAAACCTCATGAACCAATAGTACATCATCATGAGGCAATGCACAAACCTCATGAACCAATAGTACATCATCATGAGGCAATGCACAAAC CTCATGAACCAATAGTACATCATCATGAGGCAATGCACAAAC CTCATGAGCCAACAGTGAAACCTCATAAATCAATATTAGAATCTCATGGACACATACCGACTCAGCCAAAAAGGGAGTCTCATGTACTAGTGCCAGAGTCTGTTGATACAATGCATGGATCTGTGATGCACATGCCACATGAAACAGTATCAAAGCATCATATCTCAGGACCAAGACATGTAGATCGAAAGCCAGAACCAGAGAAACCAAAAGAGTCAGAAGAAGGAAAGACAAACGAAGGGGAGGAGGATAGGTCTCATAAACACACAGCTGTTGAAG TCCTTCTCCTTGCCTGTCTAGATCCACACAAGCAGTCAAACGAGCATGGTAAAGGAGAGGGTGAAGTAAAACCCATCCATAAATGGGAGAGAGAAGATGAAGAGAATAAAAGAG CTCTTCTGAAGTTCTTACTATCTGGAGGGCAACAGACCGTACAGCTAAAAGGCATCATATATGATGACTTTAAag ATTGTGAATGTAATGGACACTCGAATCGCTGCAGTTACATCGACTTCCTGAACATAGTGACGTGCGTGAGCTGCAAACACAACACGCGTGGTCAGAACTGTGAACACTGTCGCATGGGCTTCTACAAAAACACGTCTGCAGAACCCGATGACGAGAATGTGTGCATCG aGTGTAACTGTAATACGATGGGCTCATTGCACGACCGCTGTAATGGTACCGGCTTCTGTCAGTGTAAAGAAGGCACTAACGGAGTCAAATGTGATGAATGTCTCTCCGGTTACTATTGGAAACAGGGTTGTTTCC
- the LOC127942336 gene encoding bromodomain-containing protein 4B isoform X16 — translation MKAPPPTTPPTYILREDTPHKATPLEEGPVHAHIESKDPHTHNHQPKHPRQNMISVEKERKCHGGIKKQLIEALPTPPPVEDSGKGEEISARKEKIPGKDEVTEEDSVRPVSESAESIQELVKPISALIVIPHEPMHKPLETIVNPHEPMHKRHEPHEPIVKLHEPGHKTYEPMVNPHEPIVKPHEPVHKPHEPVVHHQEAVHKPHEPVVHHQEAVHKPHEPVGSPHEPRVISHDPIVNPQDPIVNYHWPVVHHHESVLKPHEPIVNSHELMHKPHDPIVNPHGPLHKPHDPIVHHHEAMHKPHDPEKPHDPIVKTHEPLHKPHGSIVKPHEPTVHPHEAMHKPHEPIVHHHEEVHKPHEPTEYHQETKHKPHEPTEYHQEAMHKPHDPIVHHHEGMHKPHEPVVKPHEPEVHHQESMHKPNQPIVHHHEAMHKPHETAVHHHEEVHKPHEPTEYHQETKHKPHEPTEYHHEGMHKPHEPVVKPHEPEIHHQESMHKPNQPIVHHHEAMHKPHEPTVHHHEAMHKPHEPIVHHHEAMHKPHEPIVHHHETMHKPHEPIVHHHEAMHKPHEPIVHHHEAMHKPHEPIVHHHDEIYKPHDPIVHHHEAMHKPHEPTVKPHKSILESHGHIPTQPKRESHVLVPESVDTMHGSVMHMPHETVSKHHISGPRHVDRKPEPEKPKESEEGKTNEGEEDRSHKHTAVEVLLLACLDPHKQSNEHGKGEGEVKPIHKWEREDEENKRALLKFLLSGGQQTVQLKGIIYDDFKDCECNGHSNRCSYIDFLNIVTCVSCKHNTRGQNCEHCRMGFYKNTSAEPDDENVCIECNCNTMGSLHDRCNGTGFCQCKEGTNGVKCDECLSGYYWKQGCFPNVCDDELLLCQNGGTCVQNQRCSCTPDFKGVLCQQSRCDGGKKCNDASALTLSLALLLCPLLATLLGSTAS, via the exons ATGAAAGCCCCGCCCCCTACCACACCCCCTACTTACATTCTCAGAGAGGACACACCCCACAAAGCTACACCCCTGGAGGAGGGGCCTGTTCATGCACATATTGAAAGCAAAG ACCCTCACACACATAATCATCAACCGAAGCATCCACGACAAAACATGATTTCTGTTGAAAAAGAGAGGAAATGCCATGGAGGAATTAAGAAACAGTTAATCGAAG CATTACCTACACCACCTCCAGTGGAGGATTCTGGGAAGGGTGAAGAGATTTCTGCGAGGAAAGAGAAGATTCCTGGGAAGGATGAAGTAACTGAAGAAGACTCTGTTAGGCCAGTGTCAGAATCTGCTGAGTCAATTCAAGAGCTTGTCAAGCCAATATCAGCGCTAATAGTAATTCCTCATGAGCCCATGCATAAACCACTCGAGACAATAGTGAATCCCCATGAGCCAATGCATAAACGTCATGAGCCACATGAGCCAATAGTGAAACTTCATGAGCCAGGGCATAAAACTTATGAGCCAATGGTGAATCCTCATGAACCAATAGTTAAACCCCATGAGCCAGTGCATAAACCTCATGAACCAGTAGTACATCATCAAGAGGCAGTGCATAAACCTCATGAACCAGTAGTACATCATCAAGAGGCAGTGCATAAACCTCATGAACCAGTAGGGAGTCCTCATGAGCCAAGAGTGATCAGTCATGATCCAATAGTGAATCCTCAAGATCCAATAGTGAATTATCATTGGCCAGTAGTACATCATCATGAGTCAGTGCTTAAACCCCATGAGCCAATAGTGAATTCACATGAGTTGATGCATAAACCTCATGACCCAATAGTGAATCCTCATGGGCCACTGCATAAACCTCATGACCCAATAGTACATCATCATGAGGCAATGCATAAACCTCATGACCCAGAGAAACCTCATGATCCAATAGTGAAAACTCATGAGCCATTGCATAAACCTCATGGATCAATAGTGAAACCCCATGAGCCAACAGTACATCCTCATGAGGCAATGCATAAACCTCATGAACCAATAGTACATCATCATGAGGAAGTGCATAAACCTCATGAACCAACTGAATATCATCAAGAGACAAAGCATAAACCTCATGAACCAACTGAATATCATCAAGAGGCAATGCATAAACCTCATGATCCAATAGTACATCATCATGAGGGAATGCATAAACCTCATGAGCCTGTAGTGAAACCTCATGAGCCAGAAGTACATCATCAAGAGTCAATGCATAAACCTAATCAACCAATAGTACATCATCATGAGGCAATGCATAAACCTCATGAGACAGCAGTACATCATCATGAGGAAGTGCATAAACCTCATGAACCAACTGAATATCATCAAGAGACAAAGCATAAACCTCATGAACCAACTGAATATCATCATGAGGGAATGCATAAACCTCATGAGCCTGTAGTGAAACCTCATGAGCCAGAAATACATCATCAAGAGTCAATGCATAAACCTAATCAACCAATAGTACATCATCATGAGGCAATGCACAAACCTCATGAACCAACAGTACATCATCATGAGGCAATGCACAAACCTCATGAACCAATAGTACATCATCATGAGGCAATGCACAAACCTCATGAACCAATAGTACATCATCATGAGACAATGCATAAAC CTCATGAACCAATAGTACATCATCATGAGGCAATGCACAAACCTCATGAACCAATAGTACATCATCATGAGGCAATGCACAAACCTCATGAACCAATAGTACATCATCATGACGAAATTTATAAACCTCATGACCCAATAGTACATCATCATGAGGCAATGCATAAACCTCATGAGCCAACAGTGAAACCTCATAAATCAATATTAGAATCTCATGGACACATACCGACTCAGCCAAAAAGGGAGTCTCATGTACTAGTGCCAGAGTCTGTTGATACAATGCATGGATCTGTGATGCACATGCCACATGAAACAGTATCAAAGCATCATATCTCAGGACCAAGACATGTAGATCGAAAGCCAGAACCAGAGAAACCAAAAGAGTCAGAAGAAGGAAAGACAAACGAAGGGGAGGAGGATAGGTCTCATAAACACACAGCTGTTGAAG TCCTTCTCCTTGCCTGTCTAGATCCACACAAGCAGTCAAACGAGCATGGTAAAGGAGAGGGTGAAGTAAAACCCATCCATAAATGGGAGAGAGAAGATGAAGAGAATAAAAGAG CTCTTCTGAAGTTCTTACTATCTGGAGGGCAACAGACCGTACAGCTAAAAGGCATCATATATGATGACTTTAAag ATTGTGAATGTAATGGACACTCGAATCGCTGCAGTTACATCGACTTCCTGAACATAGTGACGTGCGTGAGCTGCAAACACAACACGCGTGGTCAGAACTGTGAACACTGTCGCATGGGCTTCTACAAAAACACGTCTGCAGAACCCGATGACGAGAATGTGTGCATCG aGTGTAACTGTAATACGATGGGCTCATTGCACGACCGCTGTAATGGTACCGGCTTCTGTCAGTGTAAAGAAGGCACTAACGGAGTCAAATGTGATGAATGTCTCTCCGGTTACTATTGGAAACAGGGTTGTTTCC
- the LOC127942336 gene encoding sarcoplasmic reticulum histidine-rich calcium-binding protein isoform X13: MKAPPPTTPPTYILREDTPHKATPLEEGPVHAHIESKDPHTHNHQPKHPRQNMISVEKERKCHGGIKKQLIEALPTPPPVEDSGKGEEISARKEKIPGKDEVTEEDSVRPVSESAESIQELVKPISALIVIPHEPMHKPLETIVNPHEPMHKRHEPHEPIVKLHEPGHKTYEPMVNPHEPIVKPHEPVHKPHEPVVHHQEAVHKPHEPVVHHQEAVHKPHEPVGSPHEPRVISHDPIVNPQDPIVNYHWPVVHHHESVLKPHEPIVNSHELMHKPHDPIVNPHGPLHKPHDPIVHHHEAMHKPHDPEKPHDPIVKTHEPLHKPHGSIVKPHEPTVHPHEAMHKPHEPIVHHHEEVHKPHEPTEYHQETKHKPHEPTEYHQEAMHKPHDPIVHHHEGMHKPHEPVVKPHEPEVHHQESMHKPNQPIVHHHEAMHKPHETAVHHHEEVHKPHEPTEYHQETKHKPHEPTEYHHEGMHKPHEPVVKPHEPEIHHQESMHKPNQPIVHHHEAMHKPHEPTVHHHEAMHKPHEPIVHHHEAMHKPHEPIVHHHETMHKPHEPIVHHHEAMHKPHEPAVHHHEAMHKPHEPIVHHHEAMHKPHEPIVHHHEAMHKPHEPIVHHHDEIYKPHDPIVHHHEAMHKPHEPIVHHHEAMHKPHEPTVKPHKSILESHGHIPTQPKRESHVLVPESVDTMHGSVMHMPHETVSKHHISGPRHVDRKPEPEKPKESEEGKTNEGEEDRSHKHTAVEVLLLACLDPHKQSNEHGKGEGEVKPIHKWEREDEENKRALLKFLLSGGQQTVQLKGIIYDDFKDCECNGHSNRCSYIDFLNIVTCVSCKHNTRGQNCEHCRMGFYKNTSAEPDDENVCIECNCNTMGSLHDRCNGTGFCQCKEGTNGVKCDECLSGYYWKQGCFPNVCDDELLLCQNGGTCVQNQRCSCTPDFKGVLCQQSRCDGGKKCNDASALTLSLALLLCPLLATLLGSTAS, from the exons ATGAAAGCCCCGCCCCCTACCACACCCCCTACTTACATTCTCAGAGAGGACACACCCCACAAAGCTACACCCCTGGAGGAGGGGCCTGTTCATGCACATATTGAAAGCAAAG ACCCTCACACACATAATCATCAACCGAAGCATCCACGACAAAACATGATTTCTGTTGAAAAAGAGAGGAAATGCCATGGAGGAATTAAGAAACAGTTAATCGAAG CATTACCTACACCACCTCCAGTGGAGGATTCTGGGAAGGGTGAAGAGATTTCTGCGAGGAAAGAGAAGATTCCTGGGAAGGATGAAGTAACTGAAGAAGACTCTGTTAGGCCAGTGTCAGAATCTGCTGAGTCAATTCAAGAGCTTGTCAAGCCAATATCAGCGCTAATAGTAATTCCTCATGAGCCCATGCATAAACCACTCGAGACAATAGTGAATCCCCATGAGCCAATGCATAAACGTCATGAGCCACATGAGCCAATAGTGAAACTTCATGAGCCAGGGCATAAAACTTATGAGCCAATGGTGAATCCTCATGAACCAATAGTTAAACCCCATGAGCCAGTGCATAAACCTCATGAACCAGTAGTACATCATCAAGAGGCAGTGCATAAACCTCATGAACCAGTAGTACATCATCAAGAGGCAGTGCATAAACCTCATGAACCAGTAGGGAGTCCTCATGAGCCAAGAGTGATCAGTCATGATCCAATAGTGAATCCTCAAGATCCAATAGTGAATTATCATTGGCCAGTAGTACATCATCATGAGTCAGTGCTTAAACCCCATGAGCCAATAGTGAATTCACATGAGTTGATGCATAAACCTCATGACCCAATAGTGAATCCTCATGGGCCACTGCATAAACCTCATGACCCAATAGTACATCATCATGAGGCAATGCATAAACCTCATGACCCAGAGAAACCTCATGATCCAATAGTGAAAACTCATGAGCCATTGCATAAACCTCATGGATCAATAGTGAAACCCCATGAGCCAACAGTACATCCTCATGAGGCAATGCATAAACCTCATGAACCAATAGTACATCATCATGAGGAAGTGCATAAACCTCATGAACCAACTGAATATCATCAAGAGACAAAGCATAAACCTCATGAACCAACTGAATATCATCAAGAGGCAATGCATAAACCTCATGATCCAATAGTACATCATCATGAGGGAATGCATAAACCTCATGAGCCTGTAGTGAAACCTCATGAGCCAGAAGTACATCATCAAGAGTCAATGCATAAACCTAATCAACCAATAGTACATCATCATGAGGCAATGCATAAACCTCATGAGACAGCAGTACATCATCATGAGGAAGTGCATAAACCTCATGAACCAACTGAATATCATCAAGAGACAAAGCATAAACCTCATGAACCAACTGAATATCATCATGAGGGAATGCATAAACCTCATGAGCCTGTAGTGAAACCTCATGAGCCAGAAATACATCATCAAGAGTCAATGCATAAACCTAATCAACCAATAGTACATCATCATGAGGCAATGCACAAACCTCATGAACCAACAGTACATCATCATGAGGCAATGCACAAACCTCATGAACCAATAGTACATCATCATGAGGCAATGCACAAACCTCATGAACCAATAGTACATCATCATGAGACAATGCATAAACCTCATGAACCAATAGTACATCATCATGAGGCAATGCATAAACCTCATGAGCCAGCAGTTCATCATCATGAGGCAATGCATAAACCTCATGAACCAATAGTACATCATCATGAGGCAATGCACAAACCTCATGAACCAATAGTACATCATCATGAGGCAATGCACAAACCTCATGAACCAATAGTACATCATCATGACGAAATTTATAAACCTCATGACCCAATAGTACATCATCATGAGGCAATGCACAAAC CTCATGAACCAATAGTACATCATCATGAGGCAATGCATAAAC CTCATGAGCCAACAGTGAAACCTCATAAATCAATATTAGAATCTCATGGACACATACCGACTCAGCCAAAAAGGGAGTCTCATGTACTAGTGCCAGAGTCTGTTGATACAATGCATGGATCTGTGATGCACATGCCACATGAAACAGTATCAAAGCATCATATCTCAGGACCAAGACATGTAGATCGAAAGCCAGAACCAGAGAAACCAAAAGAGTCAGAAGAAGGAAAGACAAACGAAGGGGAGGAGGATAGGTCTCATAAACACACAGCTGTTGAAG TCCTTCTCCTTGCCTGTCTAGATCCACACAAGCAGTCAAACGAGCATGGTAAAGGAGAGGGTGAAGTAAAACCCATCCATAAATGGGAGAGAGAAGATGAAGAGAATAAAAGAG CTCTTCTGAAGTTCTTACTATCTGGAGGGCAACAGACCGTACAGCTAAAAGGCATCATATATGATGACTTTAAag ATTGTGAATGTAATGGACACTCGAATCGCTGCAGTTACATCGACTTCCTGAACATAGTGACGTGCGTGAGCTGCAAACACAACACGCGTGGTCAGAACTGTGAACACTGTCGCATGGGCTTCTACAAAAACACGTCTGCAGAACCCGATGACGAGAATGTGTGCATCG aGTGTAACTGTAATACGATGGGCTCATTGCACGACCGCTGTAATGGTACCGGCTTCTGTCAGTGTAAAGAAGGCACTAACGGAGTCAAATGTGATGAATGTCTCTCCGGTTACTATTGGAAACAGGGTTGTTTCC
- the LOC127942336 gene encoding titin isoform X14: protein MKAPPPTTPPTYILREDTPHKATPLEEGPVHAHIESKDPHTHNHQPKHPRQNMISVEKERKCHGGIKKQLIEALPTPPPVEDSGKGEEISARKEKIPGKDEVTEEDSVRPVSESAESIQELVKPISALIVIPHEPMHKPLETIVNPHEPMHKRHEPHEPIVKLHEPGHKTYEPMVNPHEPIVKPHEPVHKPHEPVVHHQEAVHKPHEPVVHHQEAVHKPHEPVGSPHEPRVISHDPIVNPQDPIVNYHWPVVHHHESVLKPHEPIVNSHELMHKPHDPIVNPHGPLHKPHDPIVHHHEAMHKPHDPEKPHDPIVKTHEPLHKPHGSIVKPHEPTVHPHEAMHKPHEPIVHHHEEVHKPHEPTEYHQETKHKPHEPTEYHQEAMHKPHDPIVHHHEGMHKPHEPVVKPHEPEVHHQESMHKPNQPIVHHHEAMHKPHETAVHHHEEVHKPHEPTEYHQETKHKPHEPTEYHHEGMHKPHEPVVKPHEPEIHHQESMHKPNQPIVHHHEAMHKPHEPTVHHHEAMHKPHEPIVHHHEAMHKPHEPIVHHHETMHKPHEPIVHHHEAMHKPHEPIVHHHEAMHKPHEPIVHHHEAMHKPHEPIVHHHEAMHKPHEPIVHHHDEIYKPHDPIVHHHEAMHKPHEPTVKPHKSILESHGHIPTQPKRESHVLVPESVDTMHGSVMHMPHETVSKHHISGPRHVDRKPEPEKPKESEEGKTNEGEEDRSHKHTAVEVLLLACLDPHKQSNEHGKGEGEVKPIHKWEREDEENKRALLKFLLSGGQQTVQLKGIIYDDFKDCECNGHSNRCSYIDFLNIVTCVSCKHNTRGQNCEHCRMGFYKNTSAEPDDENVCIECNCNTMGSLHDRCNGTGFCQCKEGTNGVKCDECLSGYYWKQGCFPNVCDDELLLCQNGGTCVQNQRCSCTPDFKGVLCQQSRCDGGKKCNDASALTLSLALLLCPLLATLLGSTAS, encoded by the exons ATGAAAGCCCCGCCCCCTACCACACCCCCTACTTACATTCTCAGAGAGGACACACCCCACAAAGCTACACCCCTGGAGGAGGGGCCTGTTCATGCACATATTGAAAGCAAAG ACCCTCACACACATAATCATCAACCGAAGCATCCACGACAAAACATGATTTCTGTTGAAAAAGAGAGGAAATGCCATGGAGGAATTAAGAAACAGTTAATCGAAG CATTACCTACACCACCTCCAGTGGAGGATTCTGGGAAGGGTGAAGAGATTTCTGCGAGGAAAGAGAAGATTCCTGGGAAGGATGAAGTAACTGAAGAAGACTCTGTTAGGCCAGTGTCAGAATCTGCTGAGTCAATTCAAGAGCTTGTCAAGCCAATATCAGCGCTAATAGTAATTCCTCATGAGCCCATGCATAAACCACTCGAGACAATAGTGAATCCCCATGAGCCAATGCATAAACGTCATGAGCCACATGAGCCAATAGTGAAACTTCATGAGCCAGGGCATAAAACTTATGAGCCAATGGTGAATCCTCATGAACCAATAGTTAAACCCCATGAGCCAGTGCATAAACCTCATGAACCAGTAGTACATCATCAAGAGGCAGTGCATAAACCTCATGAACCAGTAGTACATCATCAAGAGGCAGTGCATAAACCTCATGAACCAGTAGGGAGTCCTCATGAGCCAAGAGTGATCAGTCATGATCCAATAGTGAATCCTCAAGATCCAATAGTGAATTATCATTGGCCAGTAGTACATCATCATGAGTCAGTGCTTAAACCCCATGAGCCAATAGTGAATTCACATGAGTTGATGCATAAACCTCATGACCCAATAGTGAATCCTCATGGGCCACTGCATAAACCTCATGACCCAATAGTACATCATCATGAGGCAATGCATAAACCTCATGACCCAGAGAAACCTCATGATCCAATAGTGAAAACTCATGAGCCATTGCATAAACCTCATGGATCAATAGTGAAACCCCATGAGCCAACAGTACATCCTCATGAGGCAATGCATAAACCTCATGAACCAATAGTACATCATCATGAGGAAGTGCATAAACCTCATGAACCAACTGAATATCATCAAGAGACAAAGCATAAACCTCATGAACCAACTGAATATCATCAAGAGGCAATGCATAAACCTCATGATCCAATAGTACATCATCATGAGGGAATGCATAAACCTCATGAGCCTGTAGTGAAACCTCATGAGCCAGAAGTACATCATCAAGAGTCAATGCATAAACCTAATCAACCAATAGTACATCATCATGAGGCAATGCATAAACCTCATGAGACAGCAGTACATCATCATGAGGAAGTGCATAAACCTCATGAACCAACTGAATATCATCAAGAGACAAAGCATAAACCTCATGAACCAACTGAATATCATCATGAGGGAATGCATAAACCTCATGAGCCTGTAGTGAAACCTCATGAGCCAGAAATACATCATCAAGAGTCAATGCATAAACCTAATCAACCAATAGTACATCATCATGAGGCAATGCACAAACCTCATGAACCAACAGTACATCATCATGAGGCAATGCACAAACCTCATGAACCAATAGTACATCATCATGAGGCAATGCACAAACCTCATGAACCAATAGTACATCATCATGAGACAATGCATAAAC CTCATGAACCAATAGTACATCATCATGAGGCAATGCACAAACCTCATGAACCAATAGTACATCATCATGAGGCAATGCACAAAC CTCATGAACCAATAGTACATCATCATGAGGCAATGCACAAACCTCATGAACCAATAGTACATCATCATGAGGCAATGCACAAACCTCATGAACCAATAGTACATCATCATGACGAAATTTATAAACCTCATGACCCAATAGTACATCATCATGAGGCAATGCATAAACCTCATGAGCCAACAGTGAAACCTCATAAATCAATATTAGAATCTCATGGACACATACCGACTCAGCCAAAAAGGGAGTCTCATGTACTAGTGCCAGAGTCTGTTGATACAATGCATGGATCTGTGATGCACATGCCACATGAAACAGTATCAAAGCATCATATCTCAGGACCAAGACATGTAGATCGAAAGCCAGAACCAGAGAAACCAAAAGAGTCAGAAGAAGGAAAGACAAACGAAGGGGAGGAGGATAGGTCTCATAAACACACAGCTGTTGAAG TCCTTCTCCTTGCCTGTCTAGATCCACACAAGCAGTCAAACGAGCATGGTAAAGGAGAGGGTGAAGTAAAACCCATCCATAAATGGGAGAGAGAAGATGAAGAGAATAAAAGAG CTCTTCTGAAGTTCTTACTATCTGGAGGGCAACAGACCGTACAGCTAAAAGGCATCATATATGATGACTTTAAag ATTGTGAATGTAATGGACACTCGAATCGCTGCAGTTACATCGACTTCCTGAACATAGTGACGTGCGTGAGCTGCAAACACAACACGCGTGGTCAGAACTGTGAACACTGTCGCATGGGCTTCTACAAAAACACGTCTGCAGAACCCGATGACGAGAATGTGTGCATCG aGTGTAACTGTAATACGATGGGCTCATTGCACGACCGCTGTAATGGTACCGGCTTCTGTCAGTGTAAAGAAGGCACTAACGGAGTCAAATGTGATGAATGTCTCTCCGGTTACTATTGGAAACAGGGTTGTTTCC